GCGTTTCATCTGAGTCTGGTAGTTCTTCGGCTGAGGGTAAGTATCTGGGCAAGTTGTACTCTAACATGGCTGGTTTCCCCAATACTCAAAGCATACTTTGCGGCTTTGCCTGAATTATAACCATTTGCTTGGTAGATTTGCGATCGCTCCCCATGCATCCTTACCCTAGATTATCTGGATCTATCCCCAGCGCTCTTAATTGTTCTGCCAATTGTTGAGCGCGTTGTGCTTGTTGTTCTGCGCGTTGTGCTTGTTGTTGAGCGCGTTGGCGTTCAAGCTGAATCTGCTCTTGGGGTGTAAGATAACGTTGTCCAAGTTCGTCATACCAATACAACCATTCCCGCGTCACACCGCTATAGTTACCGCGTTCACAACCAATTCCTAATCCAATTTCTGGTAGCCAAACTGGGTTTGATGTTTGCAATTCATACTTACCATTGACTAACTTATGTACTTCTAAACGCGGTTTGCGGCGACGGCGAGATGAATAAATTACGTAATAAAGTACACCCAAAGCTTCATAATCATGCAATTTGTCGGTGTATTCTTTGCGATAATTTTGGGAAACTACTTCTAACACCAAAATCGGCACTACGTTTTCATCCCACAACACATAACTGGGACGTAACTCTTCATCATAAAACCGCTCTACACCCAAGCTTAAAAATGCATCTGGCACAATTGCCGGTTTGTCAGGGTGATAATAAATCCCCATGTCTACGCCAAACAACCAGTCCATGCGTTCTGCCCACAATAGCAGCAGTATCGCCTTCAGCAAGCCTGGTATCAATTCTTGCAACTCATTAT
Above is a window of Nostoc sp. UHCC 0702 DNA encoding:
- a CDS encoding Uma2 family endonuclease, encoding MLEYNLPRYLPSAEELPDSDETPVDNELQELIPGLLKAILLLLWAERMDWLFGVDMGIYYHPDKPAIVPDAFLSLGVERFYDEELRPSYVLWDENVVPILVLEVVSQNYRKEYTDKLHDYEALGVLYYVIYSSRRRRKPRLEVHKLVNGKYELQTSNPVWLPEIGLGIGCERGNYSGVTREWLYWYDELGQRYLTPQEQIQLERQRAQQQAQRAEQQAQRAQQLAEQLRALGIDPDNLG